A region from the Macaca mulatta isolate MMU2019108-1 chromosome 13, T2T-MMU8v2.0, whole genome shotgun sequence genome encodes:
- the SRSF7 gene encoding serine/arginine-rich splicing factor 7, whose amino-acid sequence MSRYGRYGGETKVYVGNLGTGAGKGELERAFSYYGPLRTVWIARNPPGFAFVEFEDPRDAEDAVRGLDGKVICGSRVRVELSTGMPRRSRFDRPPARRPFDPNDRCYECGEKGHYAYDCHRYSRRRRSRSRSRSHSRSRGRRYSRSRSRSRGRRSRSASPRRSRSISLRRSRSASLRRSRSGSIKGSRYFQSPSRSRSRSRSISRPRSSRSKSRSPSPKRSRSPSGSPRRSASPERMD is encoded by the exons ATGTCGCGTTACGGGCGGTACGGAGGAG AAACCAAGGTGTATGTTGGTAACCTGGGAACTGGCGCTGGCAAAGGAGAGTTAGAAAGGGCTTTCAGTTATTATGGTCCTTTAAGAACTGTATGGATTGCGAGAAATCCTCCAGGATTTGCCTTTGTGGAATTCGAAGATCCTAGAGATGCAGAAGATGCAGTACGAGGACTGGATGGGAA aGTGATTTGTGGCTCCCGAGTGAGGGTTGAACTATCGACAGGCATGCCTCGGAGATCACGTTTTGATAGACCACCTGCCCGACGTCCCTTTGATCCAAATGATAGATGCTATGAGTGTGGCGAAAAGGGACATTATGCCTATGATTGTCATCGTTACAGCCGGCGAAGAAGAAGcag GTCACGGTCTAGATCACATTCTCGATCCAGAGGAAGGCGATACTCTCGCTCACGCAGCAGGAGCAGGGGACGGAG GTCAAGGTCAGCATCTCCTCGACGATCAAGATCTATCTCTCTTCGTAGATCAAGATCAGCTTCACTCAGAAGATCTAGGTCTGGTTCTATAAAAGGATCGAGGTATTTCCA ATCCCCGTCGAGGTCAAGATCAAGATCCAGGTCTATTTCAAGACCAAGAAGCAG CCGATCAAAGTCCAGatctccatctccaaaaagaag tcgTTCCCCATCAGGAAGTCCTCGCAGAAGTGCAAGTCCTGAAAGAATGGACTGA
- the SRSF7 gene encoding serine/arginine-rich splicing factor 7 isoform X1 has product MSRYGRYGGETKVYVGNLGTGAGKGELERAFSYYGPLRTVWIARNPPGFAFVEFEDPRDAEDAVRGLDGKVICGSRVRVELSTGMPRRSRFDRPPARRPFDPNDRCYECGEKGHYAYDCHRYSRRRRSRSRSRSHSRSRGRRYSRSRSRSRGRRSRSASPRRSRSISLRRSRSASLRRSRSGSIKGSRSPSRSRSRSRSISRPRSSRSKSRSPSPKRSRSPSGSPRRSASPERMD; this is encoded by the exons ATGTCGCGTTACGGGCGGTACGGAGGAG AAACCAAGGTGTATGTTGGTAACCTGGGAACTGGCGCTGGCAAAGGAGAGTTAGAAAGGGCTTTCAGTTATTATGGTCCTTTAAGAACTGTATGGATTGCGAGAAATCCTCCAGGATTTGCCTTTGTGGAATTCGAAGATCCTAGAGATGCAGAAGATGCAGTACGAGGACTGGATGGGAA aGTGATTTGTGGCTCCCGAGTGAGGGTTGAACTATCGACAGGCATGCCTCGGAGATCACGTTTTGATAGACCACCTGCCCGACGTCCCTTTGATCCAAATGATAGATGCTATGAGTGTGGCGAAAAGGGACATTATGCCTATGATTGTCATCGTTACAGCCGGCGAAGAAGAAGcag GTCACGGTCTAGATCACATTCTCGATCCAGAGGAAGGCGATACTCTCGCTCACGCAGCAGGAGCAGGGGACGGAG GTCAAGGTCAGCATCTCCTCGACGATCAAGATCTATCTCTCTTCGTAGATCAAGATCAGCTTCACTCAGAAGATCTAGGTCTGGTTCTATAAAAGGATCGAG ATCCCCGTCGAGGTCAAGATCAAGATCCAGGTCTATTTCAAGACCAAGAAGCAG CCGATCAAAGTCCAGatctccatctccaaaaagaag tcgTTCCCCATCAGGAAGTCCTCGCAGAAGTGCAAGTCCTGAAAGAATGGACTGA
- the SRSF7 gene encoding serine/arginine-rich splicing factor 7 isoform X2: MSRYGRYGGETKVYVGNLGTGAGKGELERAFSYYGPLRTVWIARNPPGFAFVEFEDPRDAEDAVRGLDGKVICGSRVRVELSTGMPRRSRFDRPPARRPFDPNDRCYECGEKGHYAYDCHRYSRRRRSRSRSRSHSRSRGRRYSRSRSRSRGRRSRSASPRRSRSISLRRSRSASLRRSRSGSIKGSRYFQSPSRSRSRSRSISRPRSSRSPSGSPRRSASPERMD, from the exons ATGTCGCGTTACGGGCGGTACGGAGGAG AAACCAAGGTGTATGTTGGTAACCTGGGAACTGGCGCTGGCAAAGGAGAGTTAGAAAGGGCTTTCAGTTATTATGGTCCTTTAAGAACTGTATGGATTGCGAGAAATCCTCCAGGATTTGCCTTTGTGGAATTCGAAGATCCTAGAGATGCAGAAGATGCAGTACGAGGACTGGATGGGAA aGTGATTTGTGGCTCCCGAGTGAGGGTTGAACTATCGACAGGCATGCCTCGGAGATCACGTTTTGATAGACCACCTGCCCGACGTCCCTTTGATCCAAATGATAGATGCTATGAGTGTGGCGAAAAGGGACATTATGCCTATGATTGTCATCGTTACAGCCGGCGAAGAAGAAGcag GTCACGGTCTAGATCACATTCTCGATCCAGAGGAAGGCGATACTCTCGCTCACGCAGCAGGAGCAGGGGACGGAG GTCAAGGTCAGCATCTCCTCGACGATCAAGATCTATCTCTCTTCGTAGATCAAGATCAGCTTCACTCAGAAGATCTAGGTCTGGTTCTATAAAAGGATCGAGGTATTTCCA ATCCCCGTCGAGGTCAAGATCAAGATCCAGGTCTATTTCAAGACCAAGAAGCAG tcgTTCCCCATCAGGAAGTCCTCGCAGAAGTGCAAGTCCTGAAAGAATGGACTGA
- the SRSF7 gene encoding serine/arginine-rich splicing factor 7 isoform X3, with protein sequence MSRYGRYGGETKVYVGNLGTGAGKGELERAFSYYGPLRTVWIARNPPGFAFVEFEDPRDAEDAVRGLDGKVICGSRVRVELSTGMPRRSRFDRPPARRPFDPNDRCYECGEKGHYAYDCHRYSRRRRSRSRSRSHSRSRGRRYSRSRSRSRGRRSRSASPRRSRSISLRRSRSASLRRSRSGSIKGSRSPSRSRSRSRSISRPRSSRSPSGSPRRSASPERMD encoded by the exons ATGTCGCGTTACGGGCGGTACGGAGGAG AAACCAAGGTGTATGTTGGTAACCTGGGAACTGGCGCTGGCAAAGGAGAGTTAGAAAGGGCTTTCAGTTATTATGGTCCTTTAAGAACTGTATGGATTGCGAGAAATCCTCCAGGATTTGCCTTTGTGGAATTCGAAGATCCTAGAGATGCAGAAGATGCAGTACGAGGACTGGATGGGAA aGTGATTTGTGGCTCCCGAGTGAGGGTTGAACTATCGACAGGCATGCCTCGGAGATCACGTTTTGATAGACCACCTGCCCGACGTCCCTTTGATCCAAATGATAGATGCTATGAGTGTGGCGAAAAGGGACATTATGCCTATGATTGTCATCGTTACAGCCGGCGAAGAAGAAGcag GTCACGGTCTAGATCACATTCTCGATCCAGAGGAAGGCGATACTCTCGCTCACGCAGCAGGAGCAGGGGACGGAG GTCAAGGTCAGCATCTCCTCGACGATCAAGATCTATCTCTCTTCGTAGATCAAGATCAGCTTCACTCAGAAGATCTAGGTCTGGTTCTATAAAAGGATCGAG ATCCCCGTCGAGGTCAAGATCAAGATCCAGGTCTATTTCAAGACCAAGAAGCAG tcgTTCCCCATCAGGAAGTCCTCGCAGAAGTGCAAGTCCTGAAAGAATGGACTGA